A portion of the Cryptomeria japonica chromosome 5, Sugi_1.0, whole genome shotgun sequence genome contains these proteins:
- the LOC131029104 gene encoding pentatricopeptide repeat-containing protein At2g13600-like, translating into MAHHSMSSIANLNLKLRELCNAGRLKEALHLLLTTHNSVIHSSTYLHLLQACIDKKALSEGKQIHSLINARETTFATNPFLQNTLINMYDKCGSVVDAREVFDNMIQPDVFSWNVIIAAYRRHGFPEQALKLFHQMQRTTIQPDNFTFSTILPVCANVASLRHGLQIHGRILRCGFQFNIIVMNTLIDMHVKCGRMHKAVELFDKMSQRDLFSWTAIVAGYTHSRLAEIAFEIFKQMQLAGVKPNSPTFASILPSCAKLAALEQGMEIHQKVMESGFLSDVVATALIDMYAKCGSILKARVLFDKMPKRDVVSWTAIISGYAQYGFVDKALGFFKQMQLAGVKPNSATFASILPACAQTGYLEQGMKIHKKIIEIGLLSDVVVVNALIDMYSKCGIVQKARELFEKMRVKPISATFASILPACAKMRSLEQGMEIHQKIIESGFLSATVVMTALVDMYAKCGSIEKACELFGRIHHPNVTSWNAMITGYVENGALDEASRIFKEMPQRDVASWNAIITGYAQNRLADKALEIFKQMQLEGIKPNSGTITSILTACGRIGALEQSLEIHQKLIQSGFLSDVVIVTALIDVYAKCGSIQKARELFDNIHHPDLASWTAMIKGYALNGVLDEALMLFKEMPQRDVVSWNAIIAGCLQNGFFDEALEIFRNMQLAGVKPDSSTFARILPACSKLGALEQGMEIHQKIIETGLLPDAFGTALIKMYAKCGIIQKARRLFNKIGQPGVFSWNAIIAGYAMHGYSEDAIELFELMKHTGINPNHLSFVFVLFACSHAGLVDDGCKYFNHMTESYCIMHRMYHYVCTVDLLSRAGYLEEALNFVFKMPIIPDMVVWMCLLGGCRLYKDIGIGEFVAKLLLELDPENAAPYVLLSNIYAEAGRWGDAQKINPTSTGDLCNGGKLFLECEGSRELGQYQEIRNEET; encoded by the exons ATGGCTCATCATTCAATGTCATCCATTGCTAATCTCAATCTCAAACTCAGAGAACTCTGTAATGCGGGTCGGTTGAAAGAAGCCCTACATCTTCTGCTCACTACCCACAACTCTGTTATTCATTCCTCCACTTATCTTCATCTATTGCAGGCTTGCATTGACAAGAAAGCCCTTTCAGAGGGTAAGCAAATCCACTCCCTCATCAATGCCAGGGAAACTACATTTGCTACAAACCCATTTTTACAGAACACACTTATCAACATGTATGACAAGTGCGGAAGTGTGGTGGATGCTCGAGAAGTTTTCGATAACATGATACAACCAGATGTCTTCTCATGGAATGTGATAATTGCAGCTTACAGAAGGCATGGTTTTCCTGAACAAgctttgaaattgtttcatcaaatGCAACGAACAACTATCCAGCCTGATAACTTTACCTTCTCTACTATTCTTCCTGTTTGCGCTAACGTGGCATCtctaagacatggtttgcagatccATGGAAGGATACTGAGATGTGGCTTTCAGTTTAATATTATTGTGATGAATACCCTGATAGATATGCACGTTAAATGTGGAAGAATGCATAAGGCAgttgaactgtttgacaaaatgtctcaacGAGATTTGTTCTCTTGGACTGCAATCGTTGCCGGATATACGCACAGTCGTCTTGCTGAAATTGCTTTTGAGATTtttaaacaaatgcaattggcCGGTGTGAAACCAAACTCGCCAACCTTTGCGAGCATCCTCCCATCTTGTGCTAAACTTGCAGCTTTAGAACAGGGTATGGAGATTCATCAAAAAGTGATGGAGAGCGgatttttgtcagatgtagttgccaCTGCactgatagacatgtatgcaaaatgtggaagtatacTCAAGGCAAGGgttttgtttgacaaaatgcctaaacGAGACGTAGTCTCTTGGACTGCAATCATTTCTGGCTATGCACAGTATGGGTTTGTTGATAAAGCCTTGGGTttttttaagcaaatgcaattggctggtGTAAAACCCAACTCAGCAACCTTTGCCAGCATACTTCCAGCTTGTGCCCAAACAGGATATTTAGAGCAGGGTATGAAAATCCATAAGAAAATAATTGAAATTGGACTTTTGTCAGATGTCGTAGTTGTAAATGCCCTCATAGATATGTACTCAAAATGTGGAATTGTACAAAAGGCCCGTGAACTATTTGAAAAAATGC GTGTAAAGCCTATATCAGCAACTTTTGCAAGCATACTCCCAGCATGCGCCAAAATGCGATCTCTGGAACAGGGTATGGAAATCCATCAAAAAATAATCGAAAGCGGATTTTTGTCGGCAACTGTAGTTAtgactgccttggtagacatgtatgcaaaatgtggaagcatagaaaagGCATGTGAATTGTTTGGACGAATTCATCATCCAAATGtgacctcatggaatgcaatgattacaGGATATGTAGAAAACGGTGCTCTTGATGAAGCTTCAAGGATTTTCAAAGAAATGCCCCAGCGAGATGTGGCATCATGGAATGCAATAATTACAGGATATGCGCAAAATAGGCTTGCTGATAAGGCCTTAGAGATTTTTAAGCAAATGCAactggaaggcataaagccaaactCAGGCACCATTACCAGCATCCTCACAGCTTGTGGCAGAATAGGAGCCTTGGAACAGTCTCTGGAGATCCATCAAAAATTAATCCAAAGTGGATTTTTGTCTGATGTTGTGATTGTGACTGCCCTGATAGatgtgtatgcaaaatgtggaagcatacaaaAGGCACGTGAATTATTTGACAACATACATCATCCTGATTTGgcctcatggactgcaatgattaaGGGATATGCACTGAATGGTGTTCTTGATgaggctttaatgcttttcaaagaaatGCCTCAACGAGATGTGGTATCATGGAATGCAATCATTGCCGGATGTTTACAAAATGGGTTTTTTGATGAAGCCTTGGAGATTTTTAGGAatatgcaattggcaggtgtaaagccggACTCGTCAACTTTTGCCAGAATCCTCCCAGCTTGTTCAAAACTTGGTGCTTTGGAGCAGGGTATGGAAATCCATCAAAAAATAATTGAGACTGGGCTTTTGCCTGATGCCTTTGGAACTGCCCTGATAaagatgtatgcaaaatgtgggatCATACAGAAGGCGCGTAGGTTGTTTAATAAAATTGGTCAGCCAGGTGTATTCTCATGGAATGCAATAATAGCAGGATATGCAATGCATGGCTATAGTGAAGATGCCATTGAACTATTTGAACTAATGAAGCACACTGGAATCAATCCCAACCATTTaagctttgtttttgttttgtttgcatgCAGCCATGCAGGTCTAGTGGATGATGGCTGTAAATACTTCAATCACATGACTGAATCTTATTGCATCATGCATAGAATGTATCATTATGTATGCACAGTTGACCTCCTTTCCCGTGCTGGATATCTTGAGGAAGCCCTAAACTTTGTCTTCAAAATGCCAATAATACCAGATATGGTTGTCTGGATGTGTTTGCTTGGCGGCTGTAGATTGTATAAGGATATAGGGATAGGAGAATTTGTAGCAAAACTCCTCCTTGAGTTAGATCCTGAAAATGCCGCACCTTATGTTCTTCTGTCAAACATCTATGCAGAAGCAGGTAGGTGGGGTGATGCTCAAAAG ATAAATCCCACAAGCACTGGAGATCTATGCAATGGTGGGAAACTTTTCTTGGAATGTGAAGGCAGCAGGGAGCTTGGACAATATcaggaaattagaaatgaagaaacatga